From the Thermosipho affectus genome, one window contains:
- the meaB gene encoding methylmalonyl Co-A mutase-associated GTPase MeaB has protein sequence MKELLEKLKQKDQRALAKLITYVENNTENNFVDDLWTNDSFVIGITGSPGAGKSSLVNALISEIRATEKTVGVIAVDPTSPFTGGAFLGDRIRMKKHFLDKGVFIRSMGSGNSLGGLNESIFDVIKLMDAFGFDYILIETVGAGQSEIDIVNVSDLVTLVLSPGAGDEIQLLKAGIMEIGDIYVINKADLDGTASLKIQLEHILSLSNSKKTIVETIATSGKGIKQLLENINDLLNKFKENGELNTRKKQRQKRHAETIVIRKVKEIISKIEPEERVSTLVEKTLNKLCGII, from the coding sequence TTGAAAGAACTCTTAGAAAAATTAAAACAAAAAGATCAGAGAGCACTTGCAAAGCTTATAACTTACGTTGAAAATAATACTGAAAATAATTTTGTTGACGATTTATGGACAAATGATTCGTTTGTTATTGGAATTACTGGAAGCCCAGGAGCGGGAAAAAGTTCTTTAGTAAATGCTCTAATTTCTGAAATTAGAGCAACAGAAAAAACTGTTGGGGTAATTGCGGTAGATCCTACAAGCCCTTTTACCGGCGGCGCATTTTTGGGTGACAGAATAAGGATGAAAAAACACTTCCTTGACAAAGGTGTTTTCATAAGAAGTATGGGCAGTGGAAATAGTCTTGGAGGTCTTAACGAAAGTATTTTTGACGTGATAAAACTAATGGATGCATTTGGATTTGATTATATATTAATTGAAACTGTAGGAGCCGGCCAAAGTGAAATTGATATAGTAAACGTATCTGATCTAGTTACACTCGTACTTTCGCCAGGAGCAGGAGATGAAATTCAACTGTTAAAAGCTGGAATAATGGAAATTGGTGATATTTATGTTATAAATAAAGCAGATTTAGATGGAACAGCATCTTTAAAGATCCAACTTGAACATATCTTATCACTCTCAAATTCTAAAAAAACAATAGTTGAAACTATTGCTACTTCTGGAAAAGGAATTAAACAACTTTTAGAAAATATAAATGATTTATTAAATAAATTCAAAGAAAATGGAGAGCTAAATACAAGAAAAAAACAAAGACAAAAAAGGCATGCAGAAACAATAGTAATTAGGAAGGTAAAAGAGATAATTTCCAAAATTGAACCTGAAGAAAGAGTCTCAACTTTGGTAGAAAAAACTCTTAATAAATTATGTGGTATAATTTAA
- a CDS encoding OadG family protein, producing the protein MFIITIIGLVTVFLVFTILYFVFLLFGFFSKKAAIKLPQKIESHEDLTLNNEEEEEIAAIMAAIYSMLGPVTVKKVYKKNENRGWTVWKKTGWRGVKGWSKSSKLG; encoded by the coding sequence ATGTTTATAATAACCATTATAGGATTAGTAACAGTTTTTTTGGTTTTTACGATACTGTACTTTGTCTTTTTACTATTTGGATTTTTCTCAAAAAAAGCTGCAATAAAATTGCCTCAAAAAATAGAATCACACGAGGACTTAACTTTAAATAATGAAGAAGAAGAAGAAATAGCAGCAATTATGGCTGCAATATATAGTATGTTAGGTCCAGTAACAGTAAAGAAAGTTTATAAAAAAAATGAAAACAGAGGTTGGACTGTCTGGAAAAAAACTGGATGGAGAGGTGTAAAAGGATGGTCAAAAAGTTCAAAGTTAGGGTAA
- a CDS encoding cobalamin B12-binding domain-containing protein, whose amino-acid sequence MEKKIRVLIAKPGLDGHDRGAKVVAKALRDAGMEVIYTGLRQTPEQIIQSAIQEDVDVIGLSILSGAHMSICKKILKLMEENDFNVPVFVGGIIPANDAVELKKMGIKEVFGPGTPLNTIVKKIQNFFTEVKN is encoded by the coding sequence ATGGAAAAAAAAATAAGGGTACTTATTGCAAAACCAGGACTTGATGGTCATGATAGAGGTGCAAAAGTTGTTGCAAAAGCATTAAGAGACGCTGGTATGGAAGTTATATATACGGGATTAAGACAAACTCCAGAACAAATTATTCAATCTGCTATACAAGAAGACGTGGATGTAATCGGGCTTTCCATATTATCAGGAGCACATATGAGTATCTGTAAAAAAATACTAAAATTAATGGAAGAAAATGATTTTAACGTACCTGTTTTTGTTGGTGGTATAATTCCAGCAAACGACGCAGTTGAATTAAAGAAGATGGGGATAAAAGAAGTATTCGGACCTGGGACACCCTTAAACACAATCGTTAAAAAAATACAAAATTTCTTTACGGAGGTTAAAAATTGA
- a CDS encoding HDIG domain-containing metalloprotein: MKKIDFEGIVVSLISVIIINSFDFNLVKATNEFIFLTLLWYLVIELLFKYIYYFKLHKIYKYTFYFLFIIGILITYPSMKNWDVSLSPFLISSLLLTLLTTYEVGIAAGILQSVILSFHLGNFYSLFFFVPQIVIMNYLIKNIVRRIEIAKAATFTSLTAILLVVAQSPLKPFYLNVYTFIYAILNPFVSTVIILGVLPYIEYFSRIYSNIGLAELANMNHPLLKRLSIQAPGTYYHSIMVATLAEAAAERIGANSTFARVASYFHDIGKMVRPYFFVENLKDKNQNPHNQISPFLSHIILEDHVKSGVEFARKYRLPLRIEFIIPQHHGTRVQKYFYFKAKEIEENVDEDSFRYPGPKPQFKEAGIIMLADSVEAALKSINTSNYQRIKDKVEEIVSGIYNEKQLDESGLTLKELELIIDEFIKVIINITKSRIEYPKEEIKKVVQSSDNN, from the coding sequence ATGAAAAAGATTGACTTCGAAGGAATAGTTGTTTCGCTTATATCAGTAATTATAATTAATTCATTCGACTTTAATCTCGTAAAAGCTACAAATGAGTTTATTTTTTTAACTCTTTTATGGTATTTGGTCATTGAATTGTTGTTCAAATATATTTATTATTTCAAACTCCACAAAATTTATAAATACACATTTTATTTTTTATTCATAATAGGAATTTTGATTACTTATCCATCAATGAAAAATTGGGATGTCAGTCTTTCCCCATTTTTGATTTCATCGCTTCTTCTCACCTTACTTACCACATACGAAGTAGGCATAGCTGCAGGAATATTACAAAGTGTAATTCTTTCATTTCATCTTGGAAATTTTTACTCCCTATTTTTCTTTGTCCCACAAATTGTAATTATGAACTATCTAATAAAAAACATTGTAAGAAGAATTGAAATAGCAAAAGCTGCTACTTTTACTTCGTTAACGGCAATTCTACTTGTCGTTGCTCAAAGTCCACTTAAACCTTTCTATCTAAACGTATATACCTTTATATATGCTATTCTAAATCCATTTGTATCAACTGTCATAATTCTTGGAGTACTTCCCTATATAGAATATTTTTCAAGAATATATTCTAATATCGGTCTTGCAGAGCTTGCAAATATGAATCATCCTCTTTTAAAAAGACTATCCATACAAGCCCCTGGAACGTATTATCACAGTATTATGGTTGCAACACTTGCAGAAGCTGCTGCAGAAAGAATAGGTGCAAACTCTACATTTGCAAGAGTTGCCTCGTACTTTCATGATATTGGAAAAATGGTACGACCATATTTTTTTGTCGAAAATTTGAAAGATAAAAATCAAAATCCGCACAATCAAATAAGCCCTTTTCTTAGTCATATTATCCTGGAAGATCATGTAAAATCTGGTGTTGAATTTGCACGAAAGTATAGACTTCCTTTAAGAATAGAGTTTATAATTCCACAACATCATGGAACAAGAGTACAAAAATATTTTTACTTTAAAGCAAAAGAAATTGAAGAAAATGTAGATGAAGATTCTTTTAGATATCCTGGTCCCAAGCCACAATTCAAAGAGGCAGGAATAATAATGCTTGCAGACAGTGTAGAAGCAGCATTAAAGAGTATAAACACCTCAAACTATCAAAGAATTAAAGACAAAGTCGAAGAAATTGTGTCTGGTATATACAACGAAAAACAACTAGATGAATCTGGTTTAACTCTTAAAGAATTGGAACTTATAATCGATGAATTTATAAAAGTGATTATTAATATTACAAAGAGTAGAATAGAATATCCAAAAGAAGAAATTAAAAAGGTGGTGCAATCAAGTGATAACAACTAA
- a CDS encoding biotin/lipoyl-containing protein, with translation MVKKFKVRVNGKEYIVEVEDLQAHTQILQEKTPSNVENVKTPKVEEKTQSKPETEKIEPKKSSSGSHTINAPMSGLVLKVLISQGQNVKPGDKVVILEAMKMENEIIAEVGGTVKNVLVKEGDNVDTGQALIELE, from the coding sequence ATGGTCAAAAAGTTCAAAGTTAGGGTAAATGGAAAAGAATACATAGTAGAAGTTGAGGATTTACAAGCTCACACACAAATTCTGCAAGAAAAAACACCATCAAATGTAGAAAACGTAAAAACACCAAAAGTAGAGGAAAAAACACAATCTAAACCTGAAACTGAAAAAATTGAACCAAAGAAATCATCTTCAGGTAGTCATACTATTAACGCCCCTATGTCTGGGCTTGTCTTAAAAGTGTTAATCTCCCAAGGCCAAAATGTAAAACCTGGTGACAAAGTTGTAATTTTAGAGGCCATGAAAATGGAAAATGAAATTATAGCCGAGGTAGGAGGAACTGTGAAAAATGTCCTCGTAAAAGAAGGAGATAATGTCGACACAGGACAAGCATTAATCGAACTTGAATAG
- a CDS encoding PhoH family protein has translation MIKKITIPKDIFIVEIFGQYDNRLRYLEKKFGLDISVRGNEVFLKGKNEENIKIVEGIINEMINITREGHLLDKQEFEYLVSEKETEKNSEILTEVITKTIIHGRVKPKTRGQKKYIEAVEKSDIVFVIGPAGTGKTYLASALAVDYLKSGKINRIILTRPAVEAGEKLGFLPGDLSEKVDPYLRPLFDSLIDLIPFEKFISYRERNIIEIAPLAYMRGRTLNNAFIILDEAQNTTYEQMKMFLTRIGFSSKAIITGDITQIDIKENSGLVMAEKILKSIDGIEFVHLTEADVVRHPLVKKIIKAYEKYEKGEKNEKD, from the coding sequence GTGATAAAAAAAATAACAATTCCAAAAGACATATTCATAGTCGAAATTTTTGGTCAGTATGACAATAGGCTTAGATATTTGGAAAAAAAATTTGGACTTGATATATCTGTTAGGGGAAATGAAGTTTTTTTAAAAGGAAAAAATGAAGAAAACATAAAAATCGTTGAAGGCATAATAAATGAAATGATAAATATTACACGAGAAGGACATTTACTGGATAAACAAGAATTTGAATATTTGGTATCGGAAAAGGAAACAGAAAAAAACTCTGAAATATTAACTGAAGTTATCACGAAAACTATTATCCATGGTAGGGTAAAACCAAAAACAAGAGGCCAAAAAAAGTACATAGAAGCCGTTGAAAAAAGTGATATAGTTTTTGTTATAGGTCCTGCTGGTACTGGAAAAACTTATTTGGCATCTGCGCTTGCTGTAGATTACTTAAAAAGCGGAAAAATAAATAGAATAATACTCACAAGGCCTGCTGTTGAAGCTGGAGAAAAGTTAGGTTTTTTACCTGGAGATTTATCTGAAAAAGTAGATCCTTATTTAAGACCTTTATTTGATTCCTTAATTGATTTAATACCTTTTGAAAAATTCATATCATACAGGGAAAGAAATATTATTGAAATTGCTCCCCTTGCTTACATGAGAGGTAGAACATTAAACAATGCATTTATAATTTTAGACGAGGCTCAAAACACTACTTATGAACAAATGAAAATGTTCTTAACTCGGATTGGATTCAGTTCCAAAGCAATTATTACCGGAGATATAACACAAATAGACATAAAAGAAAATTCTGGTTTGGTGATGGCAGAAAAGATACTTAAAAGTATAGATGGGATAGAATTTGTTCATTTAACTGAAGCAGATGTAGTAAGGCATCCTCTTGTAAAAAAGATAATCAAAGCATACGAAAAATATGAAAAAGGGGAAAAAAATGAAAAAGATTGA